In a genomic window of Helianthus annuus cultivar XRQ/B chromosome 10, HanXRQr2.0-SUNRISE, whole genome shotgun sequence:
- the LOC110886681 gene encoding nuclear pore complex protein NUP50B: MGDAENTLPPSKKRAAGRELNRDNPGLDDEEDVNEQEAGTFKKASEEVLANRRIVKVRRNRTSSAPAAPPSNPFASIQLVPPTNATSTPAAPSSNPFASIQLVPPTNTTSTPVAVTNESQDNDKKETVKEEDGGSQEVESKVNEAENNEVDSEAKKVESADAVSAKEEAESEAKKTESSDVKNDEEKNTEKASTGNDADNEEEKNTEKAATVNSFQQLSSSQNAFTGIVGTGFSSSSFSFGPITKGDQPSFPSFSFGTNGNSSLFGPVSDTTEGSNVPAIKKVEVETGEENEKAVFTADSVLFEFIDGGWKERGKGELKVNVSTSGNEKGRLVMRAKGNYRLILNASLFPDMKLTNMEKKGITFACLNSANEGKDGLSTFALKFKDPAIVEEFRAVVTQHKGVNTNANAAVPSLKTPENSPKASDE; this comes from the coding sequence ATGGGCGACGCGGAGAACACACTTCCACCGTCCAAAAAACGGGCTGCAGGAAGGGAACTAAACAGAGACAACCCTGGTCTTGACGACGAAGAAGATGTTAATGAACAAGAAGCAGGTACATTCAAGAAAGCTAGTGAAGAGGTTTTAGCCAATAGAAGAATTGTAAAAGTCCGTCGAAACCGAACATCTTCCGCCCCAGCCGCACCTCCATCCAACCCTTTTGCGTCAATTCAGTTAGTACCTCCCACAAACGCTACTTCCACTCCAGCTGCACCGTCATCGAACCCCTTCGCATCAATTCAGTTAGTACCTCCTACAAATACCACTTCTACCCCTGTGGCAGTTACAAATGAGTctcaagataatgataaaaaggaaaCTGTAAAGGAAGAAGATGGCGGTAGTCAAGAAGTTGAAAGCAAAGTTAACGAGGCGGAAAACAATGAAGTTGACAGCGAGGCGAAGAAAGTTGAATCAGCTGACGCTGTGTCAGCAAAAGAAGAGGCTGAAAGTGAAGCCAAAAAAACCGAAAGCAGCGATGTTAAGAATGATGAAGAAAAGAACACTGAAAAAGCTTCAACCGGCAATGAtgctgataatgaagaagaaaagaacaCTGAAAAAGCTGCAACGGTTAACTCGTTCCAACAGCTTTCAAGCAGTCAAAATGCTTTCACTGGAATTGTCGGGACCGGATTTTCGAGTTCGAGTTTCTCATTCGGGCCGATCACAAAAGGTGACCAGCCCAGTTTTCCGTCTTTTAGTTTTGGTACCAATGGGAACTCGTCGCTGTTCGGGCCCGTTTCTGATACCACTGAAGGAAGCAACGTACCTGCTATTAAAAAAGTTGAAGTAGAGACGGGTGAAGAGAACGAAAAGGCGGTTTTCACCGCAGATTCTGTGTTATTCGAGTTTATTGATGGCGGGTGGAAAGAGCGCGGTAAAGGAGAGTTAAAAGTCAACGTTTCAACAAGCGGAAATGAAAAAGGTAGACTCGTGATGCGAGCTAAAGGCAATTACAGATTGATATTAAACGCTAGTCTTTTCCCCGACATGAAACTGACAAATATGGAGAAAAAGGGGATTACATTTGCTTGTTTGAATAGCGCCAATGAAGGAAAAGACGGTCTCTCAACTTTTGCTTTGAAGTTCAAAGATCCTGCTATCGTTGAAGAGTTTCGTGCAGTTGTTACACAACACAAAGGTGTTAACACAAATGCGAATGCTGCTGTTCCATCTTTGAAGACTCCGGAAAATTCTCCTAAAGCGTCAGATGAGTAG
- the LOC110883590 gene encoding thionin-like protein 2 has product MEMKGILKLVVVMCVMVSVCRGDVNSFRDCYAKCFIFCMIEPNKSLCTCTTQCLKECIFPSLPTTMALDPHTQNLGYCKLGCATSLCSNISKAHNPDGKNVESCVGSCSNKCTTSYSSISP; this is encoded by the exons ATGGAGATGAAGGGGATTTTGAAGCTTGTGGTGGTGATGTGTGTGATGGTAAGTGTGTGTAGGGGTGATGTGAATTCATTTAGGGATTGCTATGCTAAATGCTTCATTTTCTGCATGATTGAACCCAACAAAAGTCTATGCACTTGCACCACCCAATGCCTCAAAGAATGCATCTTTCCATCTCTTCCCACAACCATGGCTCTTGATCCACATACCCAGAACCTTGGCTACTGCAAGCTTGGTTGTGCCACTTCCCTTTGCTCTAACATCAGCAAAGCCCACAATCCTG ATGGAAAGAATGTAGAAAGCTGTGTTGGGTCATGCTCAAACAAATGCACTACGAGCTACTCGTCTATATCACCTTAA